The sequence CCTCTGGTACTGGGCGGGCACGATGCTCGACGGCCGGCCCCACTGGCTCTGGCACGACCGGTACGGTCGCGGCATCACCCCGGCGGTGGCGCTGAACGACCGGGGATCCGTCGTCGCGGTGTCGCGCGCCGTGGGATCGGACAACATCTGGTATCGACTCGGCCGCCTGGGCCGAGACGGGCGCGCGACATGGGGGCGTGCCCGCCTGCTGGCGCGCGGCCGGTCGCCGGCAGTGCGCTTCACGTCTCCCGGTGGACGGACGGTCGCGGTGAGCTACGACGCGCCGGGGGGCGGGCGGCGAGAGCGCCGGGGCGGGATGAAGATTGCCGACGACAGGGTCGACTGGAGGGGCGCCGTCGCGAGCGAAGACCGTCGCGACCACGCGCGCGCCGAGCTGCCCGGCGGCGGCGAGCTGCGCATCCGGTCGACGAACCTGCTTTTGCAGTGGTCGCGCGACGGCGGGGACTGGCATCGTCTGATCTACGCGCCGCTGATGTTCATGGAGCAGCAGCGGGGCGACGACGACTGGATGACCGCCCTCGGCCCGCACTTCGCCGCCGCGCCGGCCGGCAGGAACGCGTGGGCCCGGGATCGCCTGGCCGAGGGCAGGATCGTGCGGTTCTGGAAATTCGGGCGCGCGCACGTATCAGGCGCGCCGGTTTCTTTTCCGGCCACCGATACGCCTCACGAAGCGTGGTACCAGGCGTATGCGAAGACAAGGGGGGCTTTGGCATAGGATTGTTCTATTATTTGATCACTGTATCGATACCCTGCATGATGTCGTCGTGAAACAGCGGGCCGGCCCGGCGAGGTGCCGGCCACCCGCCAGGGCGACAACCTCGCCTGCGGGTACCCCTTACAGATCGAGACTACCTTCCGCGAATAGCTGAACCGACACCGCGGATTTGCGAGAGTGTACTACACGGTCTGTAGCAACAACGTTCTAGTTTCCTGGGCTGAAACGCAGAACTGTGGCCAAAAGTGGGACCCGGTGGCCCGTGGCGGGCGCCCCCCGGTTGAAGCCTGCCCTCCGGACGTGCTAGACTGCCGACCAAGTACACGATCCCGATGAAGGAGATGGCAATGCGTTTCGTTATCCTTATCCTTGGCCTGATTTGCGCTTTGCTCGCCGGTGCCGCCGACGCCTTAACGTGGCACATCCTACCCGATGGTTTGGGCGATGCGCCGACCATCCAAGCCGGGATCGACTCCGCCGCGGCGGGGGACACCGTGCTCGTCGGCTGTGGCGCGTACACCGAGCATGACATCACGATAACGACCGGCGGTCTCGTCGTACGGAGCGAGTCTGGTCATCCAGACTGCGCAACCATTGACGCGGAACTACAGGGCAGGGTCATGTACTGTCTGGGGCTCGATGCGTCAACTCGAATAGAGGGGCTCACTCTGACTGGGGGTTTGAGCGACAGAGGTGGCGGAATCGGATTCTCGTCCGCTTCACCCACGATCACCAACTGCAGGTTCATCGGCAACCAGAGCACGTTCGTGGGCGGCGGGGTCGACTGCCGATCTTCATCCTCCCCCACAATCAGTCTCTGCCATTTCATCGAGAATACGGCTGTTTGGGATGGTGGCGGGCTATACTGCCTGGACTCGTCTTCGCCGACACTGAATGACTGTGTCTTCATCAAGAATAGCAGTGGCCACTCCGGTGGAGGGATGCGCTGCGAAAACTCCACAGCCACCGTCGTCACGAATTGCACGTTCTCGGAGAATGTCTCTGACTTTGGTGGCGGGTTCATCTGCTACTCATCTGCCGCGCCCGCTCTCGCAAATTGCACCTTTTCCGCGAACACGGCCCACGCGGACGGCGGTGGAGTGTACTGCGGGGGGTCCAGCACAATTGCGATGAGCAACGTCATCGTAGTCTTCGGCAGCGCTGGCGTCGGCGTGTTCTGTGAAGGCAACAGCACGGCAGAGCTTTCGTGCTGCGACCTGTACGAGAACGACGGCGGGGACTGGGTCGGCGAGATCACCGGTCAGAACGGAATCAACGGCAACTTCAGCGCCGATCCGCAGTTCTGCTCGAGCCAGCCCGATGAAGACCGCCATTGGTTTCTCCAGAGCGACTCGCCATGTGCACCGGGCAACCATCCGCAAGGTGCGAACTGTAGCGTGATAAGTGCGTGGGATGTCGGCTGCGGGATGACCCCGACCAAACGATCGACATGGGGGGGCATCAAGACTCGATTCCGAGACTGATTCGGGGATCCCCATCGATCTCTTCAGCAATGCGAGGCAATCGCGAGGCGGCTTGTCCAGAACCGCCCGTGCTGCTAATCTGTGCCCCTGATCGGTTCCGATCCGGATCCTGTTCCGTCCGCTGCACCCGTCGAAACCACTCAAGCCTGGAGGCCTCGCAGACTTGACGCCTCGCGGCAAACGCCCCTCCCTGAACGCCGTCCCCCGCTGGCTGAGAGACGATTCGGCCTTCTTCACCCGCCCCGTGAGGGTCTTCGAGACCTACTGCACTGCGTTCCTGCGCGCCGACCTGCTGGCGGGCCTGACGGTCGCGGTAGTCATGCTGCCCCAGGCCATCGCCTACGCCATGATCGCCGAGCTGCCGCCACAGACCGGCCTCTACGCGGCGATCGTCGCCTCGATCGTCGGCGCCCTGTGGGGGTCGTCGCGACACCTGCACACGGGGCCCACCAACGCCGCCTCCCTGCTGGCCCTGGCCACCCTGCTGAACGTCGCCGCGCCGGGCACTCCCGAGTTCCTGGTGGCGGCCGGTTATCTGGCGCTGATGGTCGGGATCGTGAAGATCCTGGCGGGCCTGGCGCGTATGGGCGCCCTGGTGAACTTCGTGTCGGATTCGGTCGTGGTCGGTTTCACCGCCGGCGCCGGCGTGCTGATCGGCGTCAACCAGCTGCGTCACCTGCTGCGGCTGGACATCAAGAGTTCGCCGAAGTTCATCGAGACCGTGGAGGTGGTGACCAGGCATCTGTACGAGACCCACCTGCCCAGCCTGGCCCTCGGGCTGGGCACCCTGGCGCTCATCATCATCATCAAGCGGCTGCGGCCCCGCTGGCCGGCGGCCCTTCTGAGCATGGTCGCCTCGGCCGCCTGCGTCTGGGCGTTCGATCTGGTCGGAAAGGGCGTCCGCGTGCTGGGCGAACTGCCCCGCAGCCTGCCGCCGCTGGCGGACCTGCCGCTGCTGGACGCGGATCTCATCTTCAAGCTGGCGCCCGGCGCCATGGCCATCGCCGCCATCGGCCTGGTGGAGGCCATGTCCATCGCGCGGGCGGTGGCCAGCCAGAGCGGCCAGCGCATCGACAGCAACCAGGAGTTCGTGGGACAGGGCCTGGCCAGCGTGGCGGCCGGCCTGTTCTCCGGTTATCCGGTGTCGGGCTCCTTCACGCGTTCGTCGATCAACTACGGCGCCGGCGCCCTCACCTCGCTATCCAGCATCTTCTCGGGTTTGTGGGTGCTGGCGGCCATGCTGCTGCTGGCGCCCCTGGCCGTGTTCCTGCCCAACACGGCGCTGGCCGCGGTGCTCCTGGTCACCGCCCACGGCATGGTGGACTGGCACGAGATCGGGCGCATCACCAAGATGTCGCGGGGCGACTCGACCATCATGTTCTCGACGATCACGGCCACCCTGATCTTCCCCCTGGAGTTCGCGGTCCTGTCCGGCATGCTGATCTCCTTCGCGCGCTTCCTGGTTACGACTTCGGCCCCGGCGGTCCAGTCACTCGTGCCGGATTCCGATTTTGTTCACCTGGTGCCCGCCCGGACCCAGCCCGTCTGCCCGCAGCTAGCGGTCGTGGAGGTGGAGGGGCCGCTTTACTTCGGCGCCGTCAACCACATCGAGGAGAGCCTGGACAAGCTCCGCCGCGGCCATCCGGGCCAGATCTTCCTGCTGTTGCGCCTGGGCCTGGTGGACCACGTCGACGTGAGCGGCATCCACATGCTCGAGAGCGTGCTGCGCCGGTACCGTAAGCGGGGCGGCGACATGTTCGTCGAGGGCGCGCGTCCCCGCGTGCTGTACATGATGCACCAGAGCGGATTCCTGAGGACGCTGGGGCGGGACAACCTGATGCGCAGCGGCAACATCATCGGCGAGCTCTTCCACCACGTCCTGCATCCGGGCATCTGCATCTACGAATGCGAGCACCGGGTCTTCGCCGAATGCCAGGCCCTGCCCAAGCATTCCGAAAGCATCGATCACGAGCTGATCGGCGGCTTCGCTCGCGGGCCGGTGCCGGAGATCCTGCCCAGCGAGGTCAAGCTGGCTCTGGACGAAAGCCCGGACTCGGTGGTGCTCGTCGACGTGAGCGAGACCCGGGAGTACGAGCGCTGGCACATCCGCGAGGCCGCGAGCCTGCCGTTGCCGCGGCTCACCCACGACGATCACGGTCTCGAACGCGAACGCAAACTGGTCCTGGTCAGCCGCATCGGGCGGCGCAGCGAGCTGGCCCTGCGCATCCTGCGGGGCCACGGCTACACCAACGCCTACAACATGAAGGGCGGCATGCTCGCCTGGGAGGCGGCGGGGTATCCGATCGCGGTGGAGTAGGGGTTGTTGCTCATTTATCTGTAGTCTCAAGTACATGGTCGGACAGACATGAATGCACGCACACCTCCCCCGGTTGACGGGGTGCTGAAGGCACTCCAAGACTTCCTCCGCCTAGAAGCTGCGGGCGGGCTGCTCTTGATGATGGCTACCGTGTCGGCATTGGTCGTCGCGAACTCACCTCTCTCGGTCTACTACAAGGCGTTGCTGGATCTTCCCCTTGAGGTCAGGATCGGCACCCTCGGAATCGCCAAGCCCCTATTGCTATGGATCAACGACGGCCTGATGGCGGTGTTCTTTTTCATCGTCGGTATGGAACTGAAGCGCGAGGTGGTCGAGGGGCACTTGTCGAGCCCGCGACAGGCCAGCCTGCCGGCCTTCGCCGCCGTGGGCGGAATGCTGCTGCCTGCGGCCTTTTACGCATTGTTCAACCGGGGTGATCCCGTCGCGACGGGAGGATGGGCTATCCCGACCGCGACAGACATCGCCTTCGCGTTGGGGGTGCTCTCGCTTCTCGGAAAGCGTATTCCAACGGCGCTGAAAGCCTTCCTGCTGAGTGTCGCCATCTTCGACGACCTCGGGGCCATCGTCGTGATCGCCCTGTTCTACACGGCCAAGCTATCCGTGCTTTCCCTCGTTATCGCGGCCGTTCTCATCCTTGGCCTCGCGATCCTCAATCGATTCGGTGTGACCAGGCCCGCCGCCTATTTCCTCCTTGGCGTTCCGCTGTGGGTGGCGGTGCTGAAGTCCGGCGTGCACGCCACGCTGGCGGGTGTCGTTCTGGCTATGTTCATCCCGCTACGCGTGTCACGGACATCTGCTTCGACACCCGCCCCCAGGTCGCTATTACGTCACCTCGAACACGCGCTGCATCCGTGGGTGGCCTTCGGCGTGCTGCCCATATTCGCTTTTGCCAACGCGGGCGTATCGATCGCCGGACTGTCCGTCCCCGATGTGCTTCATCCTGTTCCGCTTGGCATCATAACCGGGCTGTTTTTCGGCAAGCAGATCGGGATCCTGGCGATGTCCTGGCTTGCTGTGCGGCTGGGGATCGCCTCGCGCCCAGAGGGGGTCGGCTGGTGGCAACTCTACGGCGCGGCTTTGTTGTGCGGCATCGGCTTCACCATGAGCCTGTTCATCGCGTCGCTGGCATTCTAGCAGGGTGGCGCGGCCTTCCTGGGGCTAGAACGGCTCGGTATTCTGATCGGCTCGCTGGTTTCCGGAATACTGGGCTATGCCGTGCTTCATGTCTCCCTGGGTGGCGGGGACGGGGCGCCCGGCGTGAAGACATAATACGGAGTGCACTGTGGGAATCGCTGCAGATATCGCAATCATCGTTACCGCGGGATTCCTGGGCGGTATCGCCGCCCAGCGCCTCAAGCAGCCCCTGATCCTGGGTTACATCGCCGCCGGCATCGTCCTGGGTCCAGCGACCGGCGGCTCTCTCATCTCCGACCCCCATGACATCGAACTGCTGGCGGAGATCGGTGTCGCCCTGCTGCTTTTCGCCCTGGGCATCGAGTTCTCCCTGAAGGAACTGCGCCCGGTGCGGAACGTGGCGCTGCTGGGCGCGTCCATCCAGATTCTGCTGACTGTGGGCGCGGCCGCGGGGATGGGCCTCGTGCTGGGCTGGCCCTGGACCGATGCCGTCTGGTTCGGCGGCTGCGTCTCCCTGTCCAGCACCATGGTCATCCTGAAGACCCTGCAGAGCCAGGGCCGCCTGGGTACGCTCTCCAGCCGGGTGATGATCGGCATGCTGCTGGTACAGGACCTGGCCGTGGTACCCCTGCTGATCCTGCTGCCCAAGCTGACCGATCTGCGGGCCGGACTGCCGGACCTGGGCTGGGCGCTCGTGCGCTCGGCGGTCTTCCTGGCGCTGATGATCGTGGTGGGCGCACGGGTGATACCCTGGCTGATGCGCCGGGTCGGTCGCTGGAACTCGCGCGAGCTGTTCCTGCTAACGGTGACGGGGCTGAGCCTGGGCATCGGCTACGCCACCTACGAGGTGGGCCTGAGCTTCGCCTTCGGCGCCTTCGTGGCGGGCATCGTGCTCAGCGAATCGGACCATGCCCACCAAGCGCTCAGCGACATCATCCCCCTGAGGGACATCTTCGGCCTGCTGTTCTTCGCGTCGGTTGGCATGCTACTGGAACCGCGCTTCGTGCGGGAGAACCTTCTGCTGGTACTGGGGCTTGCCGCGGCCGTCTCTCTGACCAAGGGTCTGGTCTGTGCGGGGGTGGGTCTGGCGTTCGGCTACCGCAACGTGGTGCCACTGGCGCTGGGGCTGACCATGTTCCAGGCGGGTGAATTCGCCTTCGTCATCGGCCGGGGGGGGGGGGCCACGAAGAGCATCGGCGCCGATCTCTACTCGGTGATCATGTCCGTCACCCTAGTCACCATGTTCCTGACGCCGTTCATCTCCCGGGCCACGGCGCCCGTCTATGGCTTTGTCAGGAGACGCCGCAGGGACGAACCCGTGCTGACGATCAACATCGCCCACGACGAGCTGCACGACCACGTCGTGATGGCGGGCGCCGGGCACATGGGCCGCGCCGTGGCCGGGGTGCTTCGGCGGCTGGGTATGCCGTTTGTGGCGATCGAGCTGGACCAGCACCGCCTGGAAACCTGCCGCAACGCCGGCCTGGCCGTCATCTACGGCGACGCCAGCCATCAACTGGTCCTGAAGGCGGCGGGGCTGGATAGGGCCTGCGTTCTGTTGATCACAACACCTTCGCCGGTGGTCACGCTCGCCATCGCCCGCCACGCCCGGCAGCTGCGGCCGGAACTGCACATCGTCGCGCGCGCCGAGTCGGAGGAGCTGCTGGAGGATCTGCACGAGCTGGGCGTGCACGAGGTGGTGCTGTCGCAGATGGAGACCGGGCTCGAGATGACACGCCAGGCCCTGCTGCACCTCCAGGTGCCGGACCAGCAGATCGAGCGGTTCGCGGACGAGGTGCGAAGGGAATTCTATCGACCGCTGCGCGCAGATGCCGGAGATGGCATATCCCTGAAATGAAAGGACGTCACCAAGAATGCCTTGATCAAACAGTACGCGTGTTTCCTTGTCCCTCGTCCAGGCCGAACTGCCGGGCACCGGAGCCCGGCAGGCACCTTGCGGGATCTTTGCGCACGCAAGTACGCAACGAGCTCTACGGATCTCTGTCCAACACCCGGAGAGCCCTTCGCATCCCTACGGCCCGCTAGCTCTCCACCACAGTCAGCAGATCGCGCTTGTGCTCCTCTTCCTGGATCAGGATGTCCTCGAGGATCCGGCGCAAGCCGTACTCTTTGAGCGCCTCCGCCTGTGCGATGCGCTCCTTGTAGCGCCGGATCGCCAGCTCTTCGCCTTCGAGATCCTGTTTGAGCATTTCGAGACTATCCGCGGATACGGCCCGCTTCTCGACGTCGACTGTCGGCGTGCCGCCCAGGAAGTCGATCTGTTCGGAGAGCATCATTGCGTGCTGCATCTCTTCCTGGGAATGAATGACGAGCTCCTTGATGATCGACTCGTACTGTGCACCAGACATCACCGCCGCGTGCTGAATGTACTGGATCGCTGCAGCGAACTCCCACTCCAGATCCTTGTTCAGCTCCTCGAGGAGCCGCTTCTTGATCGTGGCCATGTATGCCTCCTGATTTGTTGTCTTGGCGCGCGATAGTCGATGACGTATGGGGTGCGTCTTTTCAGATATCGCGCATTCTTCGCCTCACGCCGGCCGAGCAACGGCCAACTCTTTTCCGAACTCCGCAGAGAACGCGCCCCCCTATGAAGTCGCCTTCACCCGCTCCTCTTGCGTCATCGCGGCTAGCCGCTCTACTTCCTTCACACTCAGCTTGAGCCCCTGAGCGACCTGGCGCCCGTAGTCGGGGTCGGCCTTGTAGAAGAGGGCCGCCTGACGCAGCTGAAGACGCTTCTGGGCGCCACCCAGGTGATCCACGATGTTGCCGATGAGGTTCTTGCGGTCCGCGGCCTTCATCACCTTGCGATACAACAGGCCGGCCTGCTCGAAGTCGTCGTTGGGGTGCACGTATCCTTGCCGATCAACCGGCCCCGTCACGTCAAACGGCGGCTCACCCGCTTTGGGATCGGGGAACGGACCGCCGAAGCTGTTGGGAGAGTAGTGCGGGCTGCCGCCGCCGTTGGCATCGGTGCGCATGGACCCATCGCGCTGGCAGTTGTGCTCCGGGGCGTTCTTGGGCGCGTTGACCGGGATGAGGTGGTAGTTGGGCCCCAGGCGGTGCCGGTGCGTGTCGGGATAGCTGAAGAGCCGGCCCTGGAGCATCTTGTCCGGCGAGGCGGCGATGCCGGGCACGAAGCTCCCGGGCGAGAAGGCCGCCTGTTCCACCTCGGCGAAGTAGTTCTCCGGATTGCGGTCAAGGACCATCCGCCCCACGGGAATCAGCGGATAGTCGCCGTGGGGCCAGACCTTCGTGATGTCGAAGGGATCGTAACGGTACGCCTTCGCCTCCTCGGGAGCCATGATCTGCGCGTAGACCTTCCAGGCGGGGAACTTCCCCTGCTCGATCGCTGCGGAGAGATCGCGCGTGGCCTGATCGGGATCCTCGCCGGCGAGGATCCCGGCCTGTTGACGGGTCAGGTTCTGGATACCCTGCTCGGTCTTGAAATGGAGCTTTACCCAGACGTATTCGTTCTTGCCGTTGTACCACATATACGTGTGGCCGCCGTAGCCGTTGATGTGGCGATAGCCCCTGGGCGTTCCGCGGTCCGAAAACAGGATGGTGACCTGGTGGATGCTCTCCGGCGTGAGGGAGAGGAAGTCCCAGAACATGTCCGGGTCCTTCAGGTTCGTGGCCGGGTTCCGCTTCTGGGTGTGTATGAAGTCGGG comes from bacterium and encodes:
- a CDS encoding right-handed parallel beta-helix repeat-containing protein; this encodes MRFVILILGLICALLAGAADALTWHILPDGLGDAPTIQAGIDSAAAGDTVLVGCGAYTEHDITITTGGLVVRSESGHPDCATIDAELQGRVMYCLGLDASTRIEGLTLTGGLSDRGGGIGFSSASPTITNCRFIGNQSTFVGGGVDCRSSSSPTISLCHFIENTAVWDGGGLYCLDSSSPTLNDCVFIKNSSGHSGGGMRCENSTATVVTNCTFSENVSDFGGGFICYSSAAPALANCTFSANTAHADGGGVYCGGSSTIAMSNVIVVFGSAGVGVFCEGNSTAELSCCDLYENDGGDWVGEITGQNGINGNFSADPQFCSSQPDEDRHWFLQSDSPCAPGNHPQGANCSVISAWDVGCGMTPTKRSTWGGIKTRFRD
- a CDS encoding STAS domain-containing protein, whose protein sequence is MNAVPRWLRDDSAFFTRPVRVFETYCTAFLRADLLAGLTVAVVMLPQAIAYAMIAELPPQTGLYAAIVASIVGALWGSSRHLHTGPTNAASLLALATLLNVAAPGTPEFLVAAGYLALMVGIVKILAGLARMGALVNFVSDSVVVGFTAGAGVLIGVNQLRHLLRLDIKSSPKFIETVEVVTRHLYETHLPSLALGLGTLALIIIIKRLRPRWPAALLSMVASAACVWAFDLVGKGVRVLGELPRSLPPLADLPLLDADLIFKLAPGAMAIAAIGLVEAMSIARAVASQSGQRIDSNQEFVGQGLASVAAGLFSGYPVSGSFTRSSINYGAGALTSLSSIFSGLWVLAAMLLLAPLAVFLPNTALAAVLLVTAHGMVDWHEIGRITKMSRGDSTIMFSTITATLIFPLEFAVLSGMLISFARFLVTTSAPAVQSLVPDSDFVHLVPARTQPVCPQLAVVEVEGPLYFGAVNHIEESLDKLRRGHPGQIFLLLRLGLVDHVDVSGIHMLESVLRRYRKRGGDMFVEGARPRVLYMMHQSGFLRTLGRDNLMRSGNIIGELFHHVLHPGICIYECEHRVFAECQALPKHSESIDHELIGGFARGPVPEILPSEVKLALDESPDSVVLVDVSETREYERWHIREAASLPLPRLTHDDHGLERERKLVLVSRIGRRSELALRILRGHGYTNAYNMKGGMLAWEAAGYPIAVE
- a CDS encoding cation:proton antiporter, yielding MGIAADIAIIVTAGFLGGIAAQRLKQPLILGYIAAGIVLGPATGGSLISDPHDIELLAEIGVALLLFALGIEFSLKELRPVRNVALLGASIQILLTVGAAAGMGLVLGWPWTDAVWFGGCVSLSSTMVILKTLQSQGRLGTLSSRVMIGMLLVQDLAVVPLLILLPKLTDLRAGLPDLGWALVRSAVFLALMIVVGARVIPWLMRRVGRWNSRELFLLTVTGLSLGIGYATYEVGLSFAFGAFVAGIVLSESDHAHQALSDIIPLRDIFGLLFFASVGMLLEPRFVRENLLLVLGLAAAVSLTKGLVCAGVGLAFGYRNVVPLALGLTMFQAGEFAFVIGRGGGATKSIGADLYSVIMSVTLVTMFLTPFISRATAPVYGFVRRRRRDEPVLTINIAHDELHDHVVMAGAGHMGRAVAGVLRRLGMPFVAIELDQHRLETCRNAGLAVIYGDASHQLVLKAAGLDRACVLLITTPSPVVTLAIARHARQLRPELHIVARAESEELLEDLHELGVHEVVLSQMETGLEMTRQALLHLQVPDQQIERFADEVRREFYRPLRADAGDGISLK
- a CDS encoding ferritin-like domain-containing protein, translating into MATIKKRLLEELNKDLEWEFAAAIQYIQHAAVMSGAQYESIIKELVIHSQEEMQHAMMLSEQIDFLGGTPTVDVEKRAVSADSLEMLKQDLEGEELAIRRYKERIAQAEALKEYGLRRILEDILIQEEEHKRDLLTVVES
- a CDS encoding catalase, translating into MAEKMKLTTSFGRPVADDQNTLTAGHAGPALLQDSHLVEKLAHFDRERIPERVVHAKGAGAHGHFEVTHDVTRHTRAKFLSEVGKKTEVFLRFSTVGGEKGSADSARDPRGFAVKFYTEEGNYDLVGNNTPVFFIRDPLKFPDFIHTQKRNPATNLKDPDMFWDFLSLTPESIHQVTILFSDRGTPRGYRHINGYGGHTYMWYNGKNEYVWVKLHFKTEQGIQNLTRQQAGILAGEDPDQATRDLSAAIEQGKFPAWKVYAQIMAPEEAKAYRYDPFDITKVWPHGDYPLIPVGRMVLDRNPENYFAEVEQAAFSPGSFVPGIAASPDKMLQGRLFSYPDTHRHRLGPNYHLIPVNAPKNAPEHNCQRDGSMRTDANGGGSPHYSPNSFGGPFPDPKAGEPPFDVTGPVDRQGYVHPNDDFEQAGLLYRKVMKAADRKNLIGNIVDHLGGAQKRLQLRQAALFYKADPDYGRQVAQGLKLSVKEVERLAAMTQEERVKATS